A region of the Candidatus Cloacimonadota bacterium genome:
CATGAATTCCCCGTTCTCCAGGCGCGCGACATGCACCGCCCCGCCGGGCATCTTCACCCAGACCTCATTGTCCAGCAGGCCTTTGTTGATGCCGCTGAAGACGCTGGCCACGGCGCCGGTCCCACAGGCTTGGGTGGCCCCCGCGCCGCGTTCCCAGACCTTCATTTCGATCTCCAGGCGTGAGACCACGCGCACGAATTCGGCGTTCACCCCCTCCCGGAAGCGCGGATGGCGCTCCAGGCGCGGGCCGGTTTCCAGTTCCTGGCCGTGCAGCCTGGCCTGGAAGGAGACGAAATGCAGATTCCCCACCTCCACCACCGTTCCGGTCACCCCCTCCAGGTCAAGGTCCTTCTCTTGCAGCACCGGTTTGCCCAGATTGACGCTGATCTGGCGATCCCGCACGGAGGCGTTTTTAAGGCCGCTGGCGGTGGCGATCCGCAGCTCCGCCTTGCCGGTGAGCCTGTGCAGCAGGGAAGCGCAGCAACGCAGGGCGGAGCCGCACATCAGGGCGTGGCTGCCGTCGCTGTTGTGGATCACCATGCGAGCGTCGGCCCCAGCTTCGGCCAGCAACAGCACCAGGCCGTCCGCGCCCACGCCGGTGCGGCGGTCGCAGATGTCGCGGGCGAGGGCGTCCGGCGGCAGCGAGGTTTCCCGGGTGTGCAAAAGCTGCAGCACCACGAAATCGTTGCCCTGGGCCTGGATCTTGCCAAAGGGGATCAGCATAGCAGGTCTTCCATCATCTGGTTGAAGCTGTACAAACCCTTGCGCAGCGAGATCCACTGCGCGGCCTGCAGCGCTCCGGTGGCGAAACAGGCCCGGGAACGCACCCGGTGGCTCAGTTCCAGGCTGTCGGTCTCGCAATCGAAGATCACACTGTGGGTGCCGGGCACTGCACCACCGCGCAGGCTGGCGAAGTGCAACTCGTTCTTGAGGATGCGGCGGTCCAGCTTGTCGTAAACGGCTTCATCTTTCACGCTGCTTTCCCGCAGGATGGCTTCGGCCAGCTGGATCGCCGTGCCGGAGGGACTGTCCGCCTTTTGGTTGTGGTGCATTTCCCAGCCGCAGACGTCGTACATGGTAAATTTGTCGCAGATGGAGGTGGCATATTGGATCACGCGGGTGAAGAGGTTCATGCCGATGGAGAAATTGGCGCCCCAGAGAATGCCGGTGCCGTGGCGTTCGGCCAGGTCCTTCACCTCGTCCAGATGCTTGTGCCAGCCGGTGGTTCCCACCACCATGTGCTTTCCCGCGGCGGCCACCTGGCGGATGTTGTTCAGGGCTGTGTCCGGCAGGCTGAAATCGATGCAGACGTCGGCCAGGATCTCCGGCCTGATCTCGCGTTCGCAGCCTGCCTGGCTGGGATCGATGATGGAGCGCACCCGGCAGCCCTGCGCCTCGGCGAGGCTGGCGATCATGTGTCCCATCTTCCCGTATCCGATCAAGCTTATCTCCAGCATCGGTCACCTCTGTGCATGGCGGCGGATCAGCGCGGCGATGAAGGCCGCGCCCCGCTTCAGTTCTTCGGCTTCGATGTCTTCGGCCACGGTGTGCACCTTGTTCATGCCGGTGCCGCAGATGATCATGGGCAGGCCGGCGGCGTTGATGATGTTGGCGTCGCTGCCGCCTCCGCCCACGGTCACCTCAGCTTTGATCCCCAGATCGTTCAGGGCGTCCAGGGCCAGCTGCACCACGGCCTCGCCGTCGCCGACGCGGAACGCGGCGTATTCTTGTTTGGATTCCCATTCCAGGGCTGCCGCGCCAAAATCGTAGTTGTGCCTCTGCACGGCGCTTTCGGCGGCGTGGCGGATATCCGCGGTTACCTGTTCCAGCTTGCGCGGATTGTGGCTGCGGGCTTCGCCCTTGAGCTCCACGCGGTTGGGAACGATGTTCGTGGCGCTGCCGCCGGAGATAATGCCCACGTTGCAGGTGGTTTCATGGTCGATGCGGCCCAGGGGCATGGCGGCGATGGCTTCGGCGGCCACGCGGATGGCGTTGATCCCTTTTTCCGGCTCCACGCCCGCGTGGGCTTCCTTGCCCGTGATCACCATCCGGATCGAGTTCTGGGCCGGCGCTCCCACCACCAGGTCCCCCACCCGGTGGGCGTCCAGGGCATAGCCGAAGGCCGAGCGCAGCTTGCTCTTGTCAAAATGTTTCGCGCCCAAAAGGCCGATCTCTTCCGAAACCGTTACCAATACCTCGATGGGGGCGTGCGGTTCCCCGCTTTCCACCACATCCCGGATGCCCATGATGATCTCGGCCAGGCCGGATTTGTCGTCGCCGCCCAAAACGGTGGTTCCATCCGTGTGGATGCGGCCCTCGGTGATGGAGGCCTTCACGCCCAGGCCCGGTTTGACGGTGTCCGCGTGGGCGCAGAAGAGGATGGGTTTTTGGTCTGCCCGGCCTGGGATCAGGGCGTGCAGATTGCCCGCGTTGCCGCCGGTGAAAGTGTTGGCGTCGTCTTCCAGGATATCCGCTCCCAGCTCGGCCAGGTCGGCTTTGAGGCGGTCGGTCACGGCTCGTTCATCGCGCGATTCGCTGTCGATGGCCACCAGTTCCAGAAAGTATCTGATCACATCGTCGTGCATGCTTGTCTCCATAAAGATTATTGCTTGTCACGCCATTTATTCTGCCTTTGGCTTTTTTGTCAAAAACTATTTGCGTGCCTGCCTCCTCACCGCCTTGCCACAAGTTTTCATTGACGGATATCCCCTTTTGCCGGCTAATGGTTTTTCTTCCTGAAACAACCCCACAAGGAGCATAGAGATGTTTTTGACCCACGCCCAGCTCATTAGCGAGATCCGCCGCTGCGAATACTGCGCGGAAAAACCCTGCCAGACAGCCTGCCCCTGCGACTGCTCCCCGGCCGATTTCATGATGGCCGCGGCCCAAGGCCTGCCCTCGGATTTCAAACGCGCCGCCGGGATCATCCTCTCCAGCAATCCCCTGGGGGGGATCTGCGGCAGCGTTTGCCCCGATTACCACTGCGTTCAAGCCTGTTCGCGCGAAACTTTCGACACTCCCATCCGCATCCCCGAGGTCCAGGCCGCCATCGTGCGCAAAGCCCATGAACTGGGCCAGCTGCCGGAGTTCACGCCAGCCCTCAGAAACGGCCTCAAAGTTGCCGTCGTGGGCGGCGGACCGGCTGGGATCGGCGCGGCCGTAACCCTCACCCAGCTTGGCTATGAGGTGGATATCTTTGACCCGGAGCCCCTGGGCGGCCAGGCAGGCCTCATCCCCTCCCGGCGTCTCGACCCCGGCATCCTCGCCGCCGATCTGCTCTTCCTCACCGAGGTTTTCCAGCTAAACCACCTTAAACAGGGCGCTCCCACCGCGAAAGAGCTTTTGGCCTCCGGCTATGCCGCCGTGGTGCAGGCCGGCGGTCTGAACGACCCCATCCGGCTCAACATTCCCGGCGATGACAGCGCCATCTATGGCCTGGACATCCTCCGCAACCCCGGCTGCTGGCTCTTTGAGGGAAAAAGGATCGCCCTCGTGGGAGGGGCCATTGCCGCGGACCAGGCCCTCACCGCCAAACTGCGCGGCGCCGCCCACGTGGAACTTATCACCCTGGAAGCCTGGCACGAAATGCCCCTCACCGAAGACGAAAAGCAAGGCCTGGTGGAAGCCGGGGTGGAATTCAGCCCCCGCACCCGGATCAGCGAGATAGTCAACTCCGCGGGCAAAACCGTGGCCATCAAAACCAGGCGCGTCCAGCTGCCCGCCGGCGAAACCTTCCACCCTGCCAAGATCAGGGACGAAGAGGGTTCCGGCGAACTGGAGCGTCCTTTCGACCTTGTGGTGATAGCGGTGGGCAACCGCCCCATCCTCCATGAACAGGGCGAGCGGATCTTCTCCTGCGGCGACCAGGCCCATGGCCCCACCACCGTCGTCGAGGCCGTCGCCTCCGGCAAGAACGCGGCCCTGGAGGTCGATTCCGCCCTGCGCTCCAGCCACTATGAACTTCCGCCGAAGCCCACCAAAAGCTGCCTTCCCGTCTTCGGCTGGAACAAACATCCCGTGCCCCTGGAAGCCGATTTCTTCGGCCGCCCCCTCGATTCGCCCTTCCTGCTTTCCGCCGCGCCGCCCACCGACGGCTACGAGCAGATGAAGCTCGCCTACGAGGCCGGCTGGGCCGGGGGCATCATGAAAACCGCCTTCGACGGCCTCGAGATCCACATCCCGGGCGAATACATGTGGGTTTGGGGTGATAAGACCTTCGCCAATTGCGACAACGTTTCGGACCATCCCCTGGATCGCGTGTGCGAGGAAATCTCCCGCCTCATCAAAGAGTATCCGGACAAACTGACCCTGGCCTCCACCGGCGGGCCCGTCACCGGCAACGACGCCGCGGACAAGGCCGTCTGGCAGGCCAACACCAGAAAGCTGGAGGCCGCCGGAGCCATGGGCATAGAATACAGCCTCTCCTGTCCCCAGGGCGGAGACGGCACCCACGGCGACATCGTGGCCCAAAACCCGGAACTGACGGCGAAGATAATCGGCTGGGTGATGGAGATCAGCGACCCCGAAGTGCCCAAGCTGTTCAAGCTAACCGGCGCTGTCACGGCCATCCAGCCCATCATAACAGCCGTCAAAGGCGTCCTGGACAGGTATCCCGGTAAAAAAGCCGGCGTCACCCTCGCCAACACCTTCCCCTGCCTCGGTTTCCGGCATAAGGAAGGCGTCGCCTGGGATGAGGGCGTGATCGTGGGCATGAGCGGCGAAGGTGTCGTACCCATCAGCTATCTGAGCCTCGCCCGGGCCTGCGGCAAAGGCGTCACCGTCTCCGGAAACGGCGGCGCGATGAACTACCTCGACGCGGCCAACTTCCTGGCCCTCGGCGCTTCCACCGTGCAGTTCTGCACCATTGCCGAAAAATACGGCTACGGCATCATCGCCGAACTCAAGCTGGGCCTCTCCCACCTGCTGGAAGCCAAAAACATCCCTTCCGTGAAGGAACTGATCGGCATCGCCCAACCTGCTCCCATCACCGATTTCATGGACCTGCCCCCCAAGACCAAAAGCAGCACCCTCACTCCCGAACTCTGCGTCCACTGCGGCAATTGCACCCGCTGCCCCTATCTGGCCATCACCCTGGACGAAGATCTCCTCCCCGTGATCGACAAGGACAAATGCGTGGGCTGCTCGCTCTGCACCAAACTCTGCTTCGCCGGAGCGCTTTATATGAGTGAGTGAGGCAGCCCGTTCACGCTGCCCTTGATATCGCCTCGCGGAGGCTCACGGCGTGGGTCGATCACACCAGCGAAGCTCACGGCGCGGCGAGGTCGGGAGCTTACAGCTGCTCTCAAATGATCATAATTATCTCAGATTCTCAGGGCCCTGTAACTTGCCAACCCGCATCAGTTCAGGGTTTGGAGGTCAGATTCTCAAAATAACAGCACCCCCGCCCCCCTGGCGGCACGGGCACACCTGCTTGATGCAACTTGCATCAACAATGATGCTATCATCTAATGATATATACATATATACTAATATATTATTATATAATTTTATATTTATGTTATATTTATACCTATGGTATAAAGAGCATTCCCTTACCCTGCCTTGCCTCTCTTTCCACCCGCTCCCGGTACCTGGCCTCTCTCTTTCCACCCGCTCCCGATACCTGACCTCTCTCCTTCCTCCCGCTCCAGGTACCTGGCCTGTTTCCCTCCTCCGGGGGTGGGGGTGCTGTTATTTTGAGAATCTGACCTCCAAACCCTGAACTGATGCGGGTTGGCAAGTTACAGGGCCCTGAGAATCTGAGATAATTTGCGGTAATTTGATGGCGGAGGGCTATACCAATTTTTAGCCGGCGGTTGAAACCGCCGGAGATCGTATCCCCCTGGCCGCTGATACCCAGGAACGGTGGCCGAAGCCACCGCCTTCCGTCTCCTGTCCTGGCGGCTTTGGGCATCTTGGAGTTATAGCCGGCAGGAGTTCCCGGCGTTGTCAATTCAAACACCCACTGGGTGTCATTCCGGGGTGGGGGTTTTAACCCCCGGGGACCCGGAATCCAGACCTTACGGGTAATGCCCTGTTGGCACATCCCCCACTCCACCCCGAGTTGTCATTCCGGGGTGGGGGTTTAACCCCCGAGGTCCCGGAATCCAGCCATATCATCCACATAGCCCCGCCCTGTCATTCCGGGGTGGGGGTTTTAACCCCCGGGGTCCCGGAATCCAGCCATATCATCCACATAGCCCAAACCTGTCATTCCGGGGTGGGGGTTTTAACCCCCGGGGTCCCGGAATCCAGCCATATCATCCACATAGCCCAAACCTGTCATTCCGGGGTGGGGGTTTTAACCCCCGGGGTCCCGGAATCCAGACCTTACGGGTAATGCCCTGTTGGCACATCCCCCACTCCGCCCCGAGTTGTCATTCCGGGGTGGGGGGTTTCAACCCCCGGGGTCCCGGAATCCAGACCTTACGGGTAATGCCCTGTTGGCACATCCCCCACTCCACCCCGAGTTGTCGTTCCGGGGTGGGGGTTTTAACCCCCGAGGTCCCGGAATCCAGACCTTACGGGTAATGCCCTCAGAGGGTGTCGATGCAGACCGCGTCTGTATCGACCCCGCCCTGATTTGGGACCGGGACTGGCTATTCCCGCCAAACCTGGATTCCGGGTCCCCGCGTGCTGGCGCACGCCTCCCCGGAATGACAGGCGTTTGGAACGGGGTGGGTGAGGGACAAGCCTTGGCGGAGGGGTAAACCGGTTTTAAATGGCGCGGGAATATCGGCGATGGCCTCAGCCACAATACAGCCAGAACCTCGCGCCAAGACGGAAGGCGGTGGCTTCAGCCACCGTACCCCAAAACACCGGAGCCAGAAAAAGACGATGTCCGGTCGGCTTCAGCCACCGGAGTTGGGACCGGCCTGACCTGGCAGCGGAAAACAGACCGGCGGTTGAAACCGCCGGAGATCGTATCTCCCTGGCCGCTGATACCGAGGAACGGTGGCTGAAGCCACCGCCTTCCGTCTCCTGTCCTGGCGGCTTTGGGCGTCTTGGCGTTATAGCTGGCAGGCGTTCCCGGCGTTGTCAATTCAAACACCCACTGGGTGTCATTCCGGGGTGGGGGTTTCAACCCCCGGGGTCCCGGAATCCAGACCTTACGGGTAATGCCTCAGAGGGTGTCGATGCAGACTGCGTCTGGATCGACCCCGCCTTGACCTGGGACCGGGACTGGCTATTCCCGCCAAACCTGGATTCCGGGGCCCCGCGTGCAAGCGCACGCCTCCCCGGAATGACAGGCGTTTGGAACGGGGTGGGTGAGGGACAAGCCTTGGCGGAGGGCTGTCTTACCGCCCCAAGCCTCATCCCATTCGCCTCCCATTGACATCCCCCTGAGTTCCCGCCCAACCAACGGGAAGTAAACGGGAAGTAAATGGGATGTGAATGGGATGAGGCTTGGGGCGGGGTCGGGGAAAACTTAGCTTGACAGGATAGCCCCGTGTAACAAAACTTGCAGCCTCAAAACTGAAACCCCAGGAGATGATGTGAATCCTCCTTTCGAGCTAACATTAAAGAGCATGATAGACCGGTCCTGCGAGCTTTTCAGCCGCAAGCCGGCGTTATCGAACGTGGACGGCGAACCCGTAACCTACGGCGAGATGCGCAAGCAGCTCGACGGCCTGATGCGCATGATGAGCGAGCAGGGCATCGTGAAGGGCGACAGGGTGGCGATCCTGGGGCAGAACATGCCGAACTGGGGCATCGCCTATCTGGCCATCGCCTCTCTGGGAGCGGTGGTGGTGCCCATCCTCACGGATTTTCACGTGAACGAGATCCTGAACATTGTGCGCCATTCCGAGGCAAAGATGATCTTTGTTTCCGGAGCCCAATACGACAAGATCGGCTACGCGGACCTGGACCCCAGGATCATCCTGGTGGCGCTGGACAACTTCGAGCCGCTGGAGCTAAAGGCCCCCAAGGACCTGATCGGCGGACTCATCTACGAGCCGCTGAAACAGCTGCAGAAACTAAGCAACCGGGCCCTCAGGGCCGTGGGGCTGATCGACGCCAAGGTGCACGAGAATGACCTTGCCTCGATCATCTACACCTCCGGCACCACCGGGCTTTCCAAGGGTGTGATGCTCAGCCACAAAAACCTGGTGCTGGACGCCTGGATCACCACCCAGTTCCAGCCGGTGGGGGAAAAAGACCGCCTGATCTCGGTTTTGCCGCTCTCGCACACCTATGAATGCACGGTGGGCTTCATCATTCCGATGATGGGCGGCGCCTGCGTTTACTATCTGGACAAGCCGCCCACGGCGCGGGTGCTGGTTCCCGCCATGCAAAAGATCCGGCCCACCATGATCCTCACCGTGCCGCTGATCATCGAAAAGATCTTCAAAATGCAGGTGCATCCGCAGCTCACGGCCAATCCAGCTTTCCGCGCCATGTACAAGCTTCCGCCCAGCCGCAAATTCCTGCACAAGGTGGCCGGCAAAAAGCTGATGAAGACCTTCGGCGGCGAGATCCATTTCTTTGGCATCGGCGGAGCGCTGCTCTCCTGGGAGGTGGAGCGTTTTCTGAACGAGGCCGGCTTCCCCTACGCCATCGGCTACGGGCTCACGGAAACGGCGCCGCTGATCGCGGGGAGCAATCCCCAGGCCGTGCGCTTCCGCTCCACCGGACAGGTGCTGGAGCATCTGCAGGTGCGGATCGAGAACCCCGCGCCCCAGACCGGGATCGGCGAGATCCTGGTGAAGGGCGAAACTGTGATGATGGGCTACTACAAGGATCCCCAGCGCACCGCGGAAGCCTTCACCGAAGATGGCTTCTTCCGCACCGGCGACCTCGGCATCCTGCGCAAAAACCGCTACCTCTACATCATCGGCCGCTCCAAAAACGTGATCGTGGCCGCCTCCGGGGAAAACATCTATCCCGAGGATGTGGAAAGCAAACTGAACGAACACGAGGCCGTGTTGGAATCGCTGGTCCTGGATGTGGGCGGACAGCTAACCGCGCGCGTCTTCCTCAATCCCGAATACCTGGAAAAGCACTATCATCCAGATAAACTGGGCAGCGCGGATTATCAGCGGCACTTAAACATCCTCCTGGAGGAGATCAAGACCGCGGCGAATCAGAATCTCTCCACGTTCTCGCGGGTGAAAAAGGTGATCGAACAGCGGGAGCCCTTTGAAAAGACGGCCACGCAGAAGATCAAGCGCTTCCTCTATCAGTGAGGCCGGGAAGGGTCTGGAACGCAATTTGCATCATCCGGGAAAGTGATGACGGCATAAGCGCCACGGCCTGCTGGCCCAAACGAAAACGAGGCAGGGGCGGATTCACGGGAGGATAGATGACACGGACCACTTTACTGATCATGGTTCTGGCCACCATGGCTGCTTCTCTGGGAGCGGGGCCAACCAGCCTGACCTTGGGCGACATCAGCTTTGACCTGAACGTCCGGGCCGATAAGAGGGCGGGCGAATACAGCTATCCGGACCTGGTTTTCACGCCCACCAGCCAAAGCTGGCAGGACAGCACGGTGATCGTGTTCTCCTCAGCCGAACTTGACCTGAGGGTGAAGGTCTCACCCCGGAACGCCTATCTGGCCCAGTCCTGGCTCTTCGACGTCCGGGCCGATTTCAAGCAGGAAACCTATCTCCACGAGTTGGTCCTGAGCATGGACAACCCCCAGGCGCCCGTGAGCGCTGAGCTGAAAGGGGTGGAAGCCATCCAGAGCGGCGATCCCAGCCTCAACCGCACGATCGGGCCCTGCATGGACAAGGCGGTGGAATTCTCCAGCGGGGACAAACGCTTCTGGATCGTGGCTTCCGGCTACGCGGAGTGTGGGGGGCTGGAAGGCCTCCAGACCAACAACATCGTGCTCTACGACTACCGGGCACACTTCTTTCGCATGCATAATCCCGCCACGCCGCAATACGGCTATCTGCGCGACACAATGTACAAGCCCGCCGGCGGCTCCCACCGCTGGGGCTTCCTGCTCTTTGGCGAAAAACCCCTGCTGCTGGACATAAACCGCTGGCCAGGCGACCGCAAGGCCGCCCTCTGCATCAGCAACGACGCCGACGGCGAAACCCTCCCCCGCCTCCAAGCCGTTTTTGAAGGCAGCAGCAATCCCGCCAACCCGCGCTATTACACCAAAGGCTTTTTCGCCCGGAACATCCCCATCTCCACCACCATCCACGGCGTGAACCAGCCCAACCTGGGAAGCATGTGGGAACTCATCCGCGATCACGGCAACCGCATTGGTTGGCACACCTACACCATGCTGGAAGATCCCCCCGGCAGCAACGAACAGGCCATCCTCCACGACCTCGCGCACCTGAACATCCGCAGTTGGATCGACCACGCCGTTCCCTTTAATCCCGAAGACATAGCCTACAACGGGCTCTTCCCGGACAGCCTGCAATATGTGGGCGACGTGATCAACCAAAGCAACATCGACTACATCTGGCCCGGCGAAACCCCGCCCACCAACCCTTTCAACGCCTA
Encoded here:
- the dapF gene encoding diaminopimelate epimerase; amino-acid sequence: MLIPFGKIQAQGNDFVVLQLLHTRETSLPPDALARDICDRRTGVGADGLVLLLAEAGADARMVIHNSDGSHALMCGSALRCCASLLHRLTGKAELRIATASGLKNASVRDRQISVNLGKPVLQEKDLDLEGVTGTVVEVGNLHFVSFQARLHGQELETGPRLERHPRFREGVNAEFVRVVSRLEIEMKVWERGAGATQACGTGAVASVFSGINKGLLDNEVWVKMPGGAVHVARLENGEFMLAGTVEHTFSGVYQWKI
- the dapB gene encoding 4-hydroxy-tetrahydrodipicolinate reductase; this translates as MLEISLIGYGKMGHMIASLAEAQGCRVRSIIDPSQAGCEREIRPEILADVCIDFSLPDTALNNIRQVAAAGKHMVVGTTGWHKHLDEVKDLAERHGTGILWGANFSIGMNLFTRVIQYATSICDKFTMYDVCGWEMHHNQKADSPSGTAIQLAEAILRESSVKDEAVYDKLDRRILKNELHFASLRGGAVPGTHSVIFDCETDSLELSHRVRSRACFATGALQAAQWISLRKGLYSFNQMMEDLLC
- a CDS encoding M20/M25/M40 family metallo-hydrolase, with amino-acid sequence MHDDVIRYFLELVAIDSESRDERAVTDRLKADLAELGADILEDDANTFTGGNAGNLHALIPGRADQKPILFCAHADTVKPGLGVKASITEGRIHTDGTTVLGGDDKSGLAEIIMGIRDVVESGEPHAPIEVLVTVSEEIGLLGAKHFDKSKLRSAFGYALDAHRVGDLVVGAPAQNSIRMVITGKEAHAGVEPEKGINAIRVAAEAIAAMPLGRIDHETTCNVGIISGGSATNIVPNRVELKGEARSHNPRKLEQVTADIRHAAESAVQRHNYDFGAAALEWESKQEYAAFRVGDGEAVVQLALDALNDLGIKAEVTVGGGGSDANIINAAGLPMIICGTGMNKVHTVAEDIEAEELKRGAAFIAALIRRHAQR
- a CDS encoding FAD-dependent oxidoreductase; translation: MFLTHAQLISEIRRCEYCAEKPCQTACPCDCSPADFMMAAAQGLPSDFKRAAGIILSSNPLGGICGSVCPDYHCVQACSRETFDTPIRIPEVQAAIVRKAHELGQLPEFTPALRNGLKVAVVGGGPAGIGAAVTLTQLGYEVDIFDPEPLGGQAGLIPSRRLDPGILAADLLFLTEVFQLNHLKQGAPTAKELLASGYAAVVQAGGLNDPIRLNIPGDDSAIYGLDILRNPGCWLFEGKRIALVGGAIAADQALTAKLRGAAHVELITLEAWHEMPLTEDEKQGLVEAGVEFSPRTRISEIVNSAGKTVAIKTRRVQLPAGETFHPAKIRDEEGSGELERPFDLVVIAVGNRPILHEQGERIFSCGDQAHGPTTVVEAVASGKNAALEVDSALRSSHYELPPKPTKSCLPVFGWNKHPVPLEADFFGRPLDSPFLLSAAPPTDGYEQMKLAYEAGWAGGIMKTAFDGLEIHIPGEYMWVWGDKTFANCDNVSDHPLDRVCEEISRLIKEYPDKLTLASTGGPVTGNDAADKAVWQANTRKLEAAGAMGIEYSLSCPQGGDGTHGDIVAQNPELTAKIIGWVMEISDPEVPKLFKLTGAVTAIQPIITAVKGVLDRYPGKKAGVTLANTFPCLGFRHKEGVAWDEGVIVGMSGEGVVPISYLSLARACGKGVTVSGNGGAMNYLDAANFLALGASTVQFCTIAEKYGYGIIAELKLGLSHLLEAKNIPSVKELIGIAQPAPITDFMDLPPKTKSSTLTPELCVHCGNCTRCPYLAITLDEDLLPVIDKDKCVGCSLCTKLCFAGALYMSE
- a CDS encoding AMP-binding protein, coding for MNPPFELTLKSMIDRSCELFSRKPALSNVDGEPVTYGEMRKQLDGLMRMMSEQGIVKGDRVAILGQNMPNWGIAYLAIASLGAVVVPILTDFHVNEILNIVRHSEAKMIFVSGAQYDKIGYADLDPRIILVALDNFEPLELKAPKDLIGGLIYEPLKQLQKLSNRALRAVGLIDAKVHENDLASIIYTSGTTGLSKGVMLSHKNLVLDAWITTQFQPVGEKDRLISVLPLSHTYECTVGFIIPMMGGACVYYLDKPPTARVLVPAMQKIRPTMILTVPLIIEKIFKMQVHPQLTANPAFRAMYKLPPSRKFLHKVAGKKLMKTFGGEIHFFGIGGALLSWEVERFLNEAGFPYAIGYGLTETAPLIAGSNPQAVRFRSTGQVLEHLQVRIENPAPQTGIGEILVKGETVMMGYYKDPQRTAEAFTEDGFFRTGDLGILRKNRYLYIIGRSKNVIVAASGENIYPEDVESKLNEHEAVLESLVLDVGGQLTARVFLNPEYLEKHYHPDKLGSADYQRHLNILLEEIKTAANQNLSTFSRVKKVIEQREPFEKTATQKIKRFLYQ
- a CDS encoding T9SS type A sorting domain-containing protein, coding for MTRTTLLIMVLATMAASLGAGPTSLTLGDISFDLNVRADKRAGEYSYPDLVFTPTSQSWQDSTVIVFSSAELDLRVKVSPRNAYLAQSWLFDVRADFKQETYLHELVLSMDNPQAPVSAELKGVEAIQSGDPSLNRTIGPCMDKAVEFSSGDKRFWIVASGYAECGGLEGLQTNNIVLYDYRAHFFRMHNPATPQYGYLRDTMYKPAGGSHRWGFLLFGEKPLLLDINRWPGDRKAALCISNDADGETLPRLQAVFEGSSNPANPRYYTKGFFARNIPISTTIHGVNQPNLGSMWELIRDHGNRIGWHTYTMLEDPPGSNEQAILHDLAHLNIRSWIDHAVPFNPEDIAYNGLFPDSLQYVGDVINQSNIDYIWPGETPPTNPFNAYEEAWRLPHFLYEAKSLTKPVWFFGRTRCEVWEYYGHYNPLSMKYMMTPDNLDALIAARGLHIAYTHLCQSQSGSTYSFWQISPTGDYEIRDDVDDMLLMLDHYRSHRGLWIAPLEDIFDRMLDIEEVKITAVETTPQEHILKVTLASGAKRDLADLSLSHKDDVYSIDILPANGESILYIPDFSGQGQVPETLYHVNYHAGQLAITKAYDLPLEPMLVEIFNLRGQKIQTQDFIFIQTEHILPFADKASGIYLARLKPLEGTPVLLKFSVVK